The stretch of DNA TCAGCCGCGCCATCCGCAGGGAACTGCCCCGGATACTGCGATGATGCAGCAGATGAAACCGGCCCTTATCCTCCAGATATTCGAACAGGCTGATGCAGTCAATCCCGAAAAAATCAATGAACTGTTTAAAGCCGCGATCGATCGCCGCATTTAGCATCTCCGCCGGAAGATGGAGCAACGTTGCGGCCAGTCCAATCTCCAGGTTCTCCACGGCACGCATACGCGCCAGCTTGCGTTCCGCGCGCTGGCGCTGAGTGCTGATCTTTAGAAGTGAAGCAATTAACGTTCCTTCCAGGAATACCGCGACGCCTAGTCCGAAAATCTGCCATTTGTACTGGTTCCATGGGCTGCTTTCCTGACCGATCACAATGCTATTGGTTGGCAGGTTGATGATGCCCCATCGCGCCATTTCCGCTGCATCAAAAACATAATGCTGGAATTCGGCAGCCGTAACCGGAATGGACTCGGGCTTTTCACCCTGCAATACGCGCAGGGCGGTTTTTCCCATCATTTGCCCGACCTCACGCATGTCAATTACGCTGCCGCCCACAACTCCTTTTCCAACTTGTTCTGAAGAGATTCCATAGATAGGTCTGTTGGCTGCTTGCGCTATTTCCGGCAGCACACGCGCGCTGATGTACTCTTCACCAGTCTTATCGGCTGTTAAATCCAGAAAAAGGATGATTGATTCAGGCCCGAGGGTGGCGACTTTTAACTTCAGTTCATCCACGCTATTATCTGTAAAATCCACTACCTTGATGTCCGGAAAATTGCTGTTGAATTCCTTCTTTGCCTCGTCCACCTTCAACCGATCATGGCGGGAAGACCCGGCAACCAACACCACCTGGCGTGTGTCAGGATTCTGGTCCAGGGCCGCCTTGAGAGTCGGTACAAAATTCAGCAGGACTTGAACAGAAACTCCCGTATGCACTGGGCCCGGGGAAGGCAACGCAGAATCGATCAGCAGGGAAACGATGGAAGCCTGCGGGAATAGACGCGGCCCTTGCTTTTCAGCAAATGCAAGCGGCTGGTCGCCGATGGTGATGATGACGTCAAATCTCTGGTGGCTGTACTTTGCCTCAAGGAAAGCTGCAATCCTGGTTTCATTTTCTCCCGTGTGGGCGAAAAGATACGGGTCCAGATACTCAACATCAAAATGGACAGGACGATCAATGCCCGCCTGAATTTCAGATCGTGCTTCATCGATCACCGTCGCAATGCCCGGCTGGTCCGGATCCACTGAAGTAATAAACAAAATCCCGAACTGGTCCCGGGGCTCCGCGGGTTCTGAGGCAGGGCGGAGGCCGAGCATAAACATCATTAACACGGCAAGACTAAGTGGCCGAAAAAACATCATTTTTACTCAGTTCAAGGACAGTTGATTAGCTTGTGGGCCCAGCCGGCATGCGAGTCCGTTCACGAATGCAGACTCATCAAAGGAACTTGTACTCCTTTCGTCCCCTGGTGCACCGTGATGCTCGTCACACACTTGTGAGGCGGCTTTTCTCCCCAACTGATTGCGGAAAAAGGAGTTGGAATGCGCCCATCAGCTCAATTTCGCCCGTTCTCGCGTATTTGGTAGAAATTCACGACTTTTCTGGTTGTGGGCTGGGTTGAGATGATCTGGCAATTTTGCCAGTTCTGCCGCCGCTGCAATCGGGTTAGTTTCTTCAGCACAGGCGCGATTAGCGATGGTGGAAAAGAGGATGTGATGAAAACGGCGGAAAGCAACAGCGATCAACGAATACCGGAAAAGACAATCGTGGCACAAGCGCAGCAGGGTAATGAGGAGGCGTTTCAACTCTTGTACCATCGGTACAAAAGCTACGTTTCTGGCCAGTGCCGTCGTCTGGGCTGTAATCGCGAATTGGCCGAAGAACTTACCCAGGAGGTGTTCATTCAGTTATGGGAAAAGCTGGCTGACTTCCAGGGGCGTTCAGCATTCAGGACGTGGCTGCATCGGATCGCGGTAAACATCATTTTCCGCCATTTTCGCAAGAATAAGCGCAATTTCCTACAGCTGGAGATCACATCCCCGTCAGGCGAGAGCACCGATCTTTCTGACCGGGTTTTTGGCAAGCCGTGCGGCCTGGACGACCGTATTTTCATCTCGCAGATCCTGTCTAGCCTGTCATCAACCGATCGAAGTCTCATCATGCTTCATACCGCCGGATTCAAGCACAAGGAGATTGCCCGCATGCTCAAGATCTCCGGTTCTACCAGCCGCTCCCAGTTGTTTCGTGCACGGGCCAGGATGCAAAGACAACATTTTGGTCTGCAACAAAATCCAGCACAGATTGCGGCGTAAAAGATCATCGCGGCAGATGTTCAATGAAGGCAATGAATCCGGCTTACAGGAACTCCCTTTCCAGATTTGACGTTCAGGCGAACTAGTATTTTTGCCAGTTTCATCCATCCATTCTTAGTCCCATGATTGAAGCTGAAAAGTGGGAACCAGAAAGCAATCATTCAGTTTTTTGAAAACCTGGCGGCGACAAAAAGATTGGCGCCATGACAGGTTCGAGGAGGAAAGAGATGTACCGTAAAATTATGAGTCGCTTCGTTATTATCGCGGCACTTCTTGCGCTCGGCGTTAGCATCGCATCAGCGCAGGATGCATCCATAAAGGTGAGGGTAAGTCCACCGGAAGCCTACATTTTTGTGGATGGGCAGCCTTTTGCGCACCGCAGCCAAACCATCAATCTCTCCGCTGGTGAGCACACCATCGGTGTTTACAACTACGGCTTTGTGCCGCAGGTACAAACAGTAACGCTGCAAGCGGGCCGCAATCCGGAAATCGTTGCGCGGCTGCAGGCAGTACCGGGATCTGTAAGCGGTCCGTGGGGACGCATTCAGATTGAGGGCAATGTAAACGACAAAGCCGCTGTATTCATTAATGGTGTGAAGCCGGAATATTTCGTTGGCCACATCGATGAAATGAACAATGAGAAGCTCGCCACGCAGAAACTCGTTCTGCCGGTGGGGACCTATGAGTTGTTCCTGGTGAATCCAAAGGAAACCGAGCCGTTCTTTACCGACAAGATTGAAGTGCTGGCAAACCAGCGCCTGGTAATCGACATCGGAGACAAGACGCACAAATACCACAACTGGGACAAAGCCGGACACAAGGCTTCACTGAACCGCTTCCATACTGGCGCAAACTCGGCCAGCATCGCCGTTGCCCCGGTCACCGGCAATTTCACCGCAAAC from Terriglobia bacterium encodes:
- a CDS encoding RNA polymerase sigma factor; this translates as MGWVEMIWQFCQFCRRCNRVSFFSTGAISDGGKEDVMKTAESNSDQRIPEKTIVAQAQQGNEEAFQLLYHRYKSYVSGQCRRLGCNRELAEELTQEVFIQLWEKLADFQGRSAFRTWLHRIAVNIIFRHFRKNKRNFLQLEITSPSGESTDLSDRVFGKPCGLDDRIFISQILSSLSSTDRSLIMLHTAGFKHKEIARMLKISGSTSRSQLFRARARMQRQHFGLQQNPAQIAA